In Clostridium sporogenes, one genomic interval encodes:
- a CDS encoding energy-coupling factor transporter transmembrane component T, translating to MTKKNYFIDNMNPFLKLLILIAITIIGSLDFKPYASSILIISGIIIASIFSSLSILEILNSVKGFIIMSITFMCVILAVRYISGEPLKVVAVLGLGFRIILISIYTSIFVKTTDPTEFVMSLIKYFKMPPKIGYAFLTAYRFLPTFKDELQTIKYAHKVRGIVESKNPFIKIWNSKRYVLPMMANAVRKGIRISMAMETRAFDKYKTRTYYRKLHMPINEIIMTTVYILYIISVIVILYLNNLVAFAVKYVQ from the coding sequence ATGACTAAAAAAAATTATTTTATAGATAACATGAATCCATTTTTAAAATTACTTATTCTTATAGCAATAACTATAATAGGATCTTTAGATTTTAAGCCTTATGCTTCCAGTATTTTGATTATAAGTGGAATTATAATTGCTTCTATTTTTAGTAGTTTAAGTATCTTAGAAATATTAAATTCTGTTAAAGGCTTTATAATAATGTCAATAACTTTTATGTGTGTTATTTTAGCTGTAAGATATATTAGTGGAGAACCCCTTAAGGTTGTTGCCGTATTAGGATTAGGCTTTAGAATAATATTAATAAGTATTTATACTTCCATCTTTGTAAAAACAACGGATCCTACAGAGTTTGTTATGTCTTTGATAAAATATTTTAAGATGCCTCCTAAGATAGGATATGCTTTTTTAACTGCCTATAGATTTCTTCCTACTTTTAAAGATGAGCTTCAAACCATAAAATATGCTCATAAAGTAAGAGGAATTGTAGAAAGTAAAAATCCCTTTATTAAAATATGGAATTCAAAAAGATATGTACTTCCTATGATGGCTAATGCCGTTAGAAAGGGTATAAGAATATCTATGGCTATGGAAACTCGTGCTTTTGATAAATACAAAACTAGAACCTATTATAGAAAGCTTCATATGCCTATAAATGAAATAATTATGACAACAGTTTATATTCTATATATTATTTCTGTTATAGTTATACTTTATTTAAATAATCTTGTTGCTTTTGCTGTTAAGTATGTACAATAA
- a CDS encoding DUF169 domain-containing protein: MPFKHEKITYGFPQDPYDKTIVKELCEDINCALNFSRKPVGIKLYFGKEEYSKLEWKEPNAPLSYCCVVEKATRGKVFKIRLEHLSCDGGTTALNLEPSTERIESGEEYFSYNLYKTPAAARRVREGVPGLYRTGATTYGVAIAPLEEFKTIPDVVIFIVNPYQAMRIQQGYVYHEGGRLEITGASMQAICAEATVEPYMKGRLNTTVLCPSTRFLAKWKDEEMAVGIPFERFQSVVEGVIATINTTDIKRRKDEIKERFAEKNKDINLEY; encoded by the coding sequence ATGCCATTTAAACATGAAAAAATAACTTATGGATTCCCACAGGATCCATACGATAAAACTATTGTTAAAGAATTATGTGAAGATATTAACTGTGCATTAAATTTTAGTAGAAAACCTGTAGGGATAAAATTATATTTTGGCAAAGAGGAATATAGCAAATTAGAATGGAAGGAACCTAATGCACCATTATCTTATTGCTGTGTAGTAGAGAAAGCTACTAGAGGGAAAGTATTTAAAATAAGACTTGAACATTTAAGCTGTGATGGAGGTACTACTGCTCTAAATCTTGAACCTTCCACAGAGAGAATAGAGTCTGGTGAAGAGTATTTTTCATATAATTTATATAAGACTCCAGCTGCAGCAAGAAGAGTAAGAGAAGGAGTACCTGGATTGTATAGAACAGGTGCTACTACATATGGCGTTGCAATAGCACCCTTAGAAGAATTTAAAACTATTCCAGATGTAGTTATTTTTATAGTAAATCCTTATCAAGCTATGAGAATTCAGCAAGGATATGTATACCATGAAGGTGGTAGATTGGAAATTACAGGTGCTTCAATGCAAGCAATTTGTGCAGAAGCTACTGTAGAACCTTATATGAAAGGCAGATTAAATACTACAGTTCTTTGTCCAAGCACTAGATTTTTAGCAAAATGGAAGGATGAAGAAATGGCAGTAGGAATCCCTTTTGAAAGATTTCAAAGTGTAGTAGAAGGAGTAATAGCCACCATAAATACTACAGATATTAAACGTAGAAAAGATGAGATAAAGGAAAGATTTGCCGAAAAGAATAAGGATATAAATTTAGAATATTAA